The region tcgttttcttatgtgttaaaaccaggttttccatgccctttaaatagaagcttttgaatgggcttggacatcataaaaccctaaatctattttcccTTCGTATATTCTTAACAGCTGATCATATCTTataaaataaatcaatctggttttaattactgcttgaatggcgcgttcaatctccacatcaatcacacacaaattagcatgaaaagcgcaattacaaaatacataacattcagactgaatgttctgtatacacatgtcttgacatcaggtctgacatctcagctaaatcctgcacaaccatatttaaacaccctgcaggaacctgatatctcatgttaagacaacacttgtgaaaacttgtgaaaactctaggttttaccaaaattgatgccaacacatagaaccaacagaTTGAGGTAGGCGTAAATCCTCCCACCTACGGGGTCGAGATCCTTTCCACGGGGTTTGTGCGTCTAACAAGGCTAACACTTCAGATTCCCCGTTGTCCACCTCTTTATCCGAATCAAAAATGGATAAactcaacactctttccaaaggtGACTGGGGTGTATGAAAAGGGTTATCATATGTTGTCACCTGATCCAGAACCTCTATAGTATGATTGGTACAAATATCATCCTTGTACCTCATGGTGTTTCCAACGTTGATTTTCAATTCCTCATCGTGAACCTTCAGCGTCATTGTTCCTTCTTCTATGTTTATCAAGCACCGTCCCTTCTCCAAAAAGGGTCTCCCCAGAATGAGAGGGATCTCTTCATCTTGCGGCATTTCAAGAATTACAAAATCCACCGAAAATACAAACTTATCAATTTTTACCAGAACATCTTCGACAATGCCATACAGTTTCTTGACCGAATGATCGACGAATTGGAGTGTCATCCTGGTATCTTACACAACCCCTATACCAAgcttcttgtaaatggataacgacatgagactcacactagctcccaGATCAATAAGAGCTTTGTTGAACGACCTATCTCCAATAGTACATGGGATAGTGACAGCTCCTCGATCCTTCTTCTTTAtcggaatcttcataccctgcaaaatagaactacaagtttcagttagaATACTCGGGTTAGTGTCGGTGGTATGCCTCTTCCGAATGATAttcttcatgaacttggcatacgTATGCATTTATTCAAGTGCCTCCAACAAAGGAATGTTAATCTCCagcttcttgaacaactctaagaatttttcaaagtttttctcatgttgtCCTTTTTTCTTGTTTCTAGTGAGGAAGGGAAGCTTAACAACCGGCTTAGGCTCAATGACTGTTTCTTTCACAATCAGTTTCAGTGCTACCACTTCTTCCCTAAtaacttcattttctttgatctcaaGGTCCACTTTAATCAATTggtcttcctcttcatccacTTCCTTGATAACTTCATCCAATTTACCATTTCTTGTTGTCACTGCgctcacattattatgctcttTAGGATTTGTCACGATTGCACTAGGTAGAgcaccttgtgcttgagaactcGAAGCTAGTTGCTGAGCAATTTGACCCATTTGGGCTTCAAGATTCTTTATGGATGttgtggtgtttttctgattgttctgggtttcttcttgaaattgaacattatgagctgccattctttcaatggcaatttcccaaTCAGATCTCTTAGGGGCATGTTGTTGCTGTTattgttgatattgagtttggtaTTGACCATGTTGAGGAGCGGttcctttttggtctttccatgagaagttgggatgattctCCCAACCCGGATTGTACGTGTTGGAATAAGGATTATTCTACTTCAAAAATTTGATTTCCTCCACTTGTTAAGAAGTTGCAAAACAATAAACAATTTGGTGCAGACCACTACAAATTTCACAGTAGACAGTAGGAACCAGTTGGACTTGTGCCACCTGTTGGGTACCTATATTCATTGCCTTCAGCTTCTTATCAACTTCGGAAGCTATAGTATCTTCAATACGGATTTTATTAGTTTCCAGCTTTAAATCTATAACCCCTTCTGGTTTGCTTTGACACCTATCGTACAACTCCATGTGCTCATTAGTAGCAATAACTTCAATGGTCATCTTGATACCGATGGCTGTTTGTGGAACCACCGGCTGCAGTATCAATTAACTGTTTGGTCTTTATTTTAAGAccattcacaaacatctgcatttgttcagttgcatccatattatgagttgggcaggCTACTAGGACTCTCTTGAAATCTCTTATAGGCGTCTCCTAAAGTCTCCCCGTCCTTCTGcttaaaattcagaatttcatacctcttCCGCAGAAATACCGATGTTGGAAAATACTTATTCAGGAAGACTTTTTCCATTTCTTCCCAAGATGTCATGCTACCGGAAGGTAAAGAATAAAACGATTCTTCAGCTTCTTCCGATAAGGTAAACGAGAACATTCTCAACTTCTTGGCTTCTTcggtgtgaccatcaattttcagagtgttgctcatggtcagaaacctctgcaaatgcttgtttgcatcttcattcaCTTTTCCAGTAAAATGCTTCCTTTCAAGCTGATTAATGGTACTCAGATGAAGCTGGAAATTAGCCACGttcactggttggttgacaataGTTAATCTGTCAGTTTGTGCATTTGCACCTCCGTAGTCTCCCAACAGTCTTTTTGGTGGCGATGGAACATTAGCCATAGTTTCGGTCTCTCTATCAGAACCTGAATCTGAATGGATGGAAAGTTGTTCTCCGTCTGATTCCAATCTGGCTAATCGAGCTTGTCTGAGTCTTACCCGCAAGGTTCTCTCAatttctgcgtcaaaaggaaaatcagctgaggccttacctcgcatacaaatATCAGACACAAATCGGTTGATATAATcgaaataaaatattcaaaataacggaaaataaattttagttgcagagcaacaaaatttcaattgagaTAATTGTAAACTTATATTTGGaaatccccggcaacggcgccaaaaacttgatcgggaaaataacaagtgtactgttttgccgatgtagtaataagaggGATGTTTCCCAAAGACCGATCTCGAGGATTGTGCAACAATATATGAGTAAACAGtcactcaattgaacaaaagtaaTAGTTTTGGGTTTTGTAAAATTCACTGTAAgggaaaataaaacaaataaatattttcacagattataataatatgccaaggatggtgtgtgaaaatctcctgtaatgacccttgagtgtatatctccttaataatgagaattgtttcaattaccggatcttaagattgtttccccctaagacctcggagggaaacctttggtgttcaatctaacctctaagtccttaggtgattatgatgaaaccaagtcATTTTAATTTAACAACAATAATCTGGTAACCATTGGGTATCCCTAGTCCTAAGTGAtatctactatggtttcactgtctaaaaaccttaacaattgcaatcatgctaatcgttaaccatacatcaatcttGATTTTTCTGTTAAAGAAAGCATTACGCAAATTACACAGTGAAATTGATAACAAATAACATATATTAAGGAAATTCTAACATCTTAGTCCTTAcatgatcaattcagggacaccccctggcattggggggtttagcctctcatattattcaaataagatacaagataaaattgagacattacaaaaagTTTGGAATttcgttgatcttcaatcgcatccgctcttgaaggatctcCATTCTTCGTTGCTTTCCACTGCTTCAATCTGTATCGTCCCTAATTTTCAATCGTGAAAAAAAGTCCCTCTCTCCATTATCAAATCTCCTGTAAATAGTTCTTGATGATAATTTTTATCTAGCAAAAGTCCAAAATACCCTCCAGGATAAGCTATGCCAAAAACATCACAAAACTGGAAAATCAAGTTTCCAAGCCAaacactggccgtg is a window of Lathyrus oleraceus cultivar Zhongwan6 chromosome 6, CAAS_Psat_ZW6_1.0, whole genome shotgun sequence DNA encoding:
- the LOC127095213 gene encoding uncharacterized protein LOC127095213, encoding MGQIAQQLASSSQAQGALPSAIVTNPKEHNNVSAVTTRNGKLDEVIKEVDEEEDQLIKVDLEIKENEVIREEVVALKLIVKETVIEPKPVVKLPFLTRNKKKGQHEKNFEKFLELFKKLEINIPLLEGMKIPIKKKDRGAVTIPCTIGDRSFNKALIDLGASVSLMSLSIYKKLGIGVV